The following are encoded together in the Streptomyces tsukubensis genome:
- a CDS encoding helix-turn-helix domain-containing protein, with the protein MAHLTNGLSVTDTATECGWSHPSGFIDAFTEVVGRTPGRCQTGERDHGS; encoded by the coding sequence CTGGCCCACCTCACCAACGGCCTGTCCGTCACCGATACCGCGACGGAGTGCGGGTGGTCCCACCCCTCCGGTTTCATCGACGCGTTCACCGAGGTGGTCGGTAGGACACCGGGCCGCTGCCAGACGGGAGAGCGCGACCACGGCAGCTGA
- a CDS encoding sensor histidine kinase codes for MRGKRRPEGPRATTPPRRPLSGLRTRLVLSFVLVAAASSLGTGALTFKEARTGVLQQSQDTVVNQFRRSVGTQIPGLPATPEQTSLDNLVVRLAQDHRAEGWRVLATYGKLSASSAPSSGSRELTPSLRKSVTSRAVAVFQRVRVGDRSVLVVGLPVTYTDDTYTTRTLSGLSLYLVVPQRTEQAYVNALITAVEHATVPALLLAAVLALLLARGVLRPVRALRGATRRMATGHLDTRLTVQGADELADLSRSFNDTAAALEESVAELRRMENRARRFAADVSHELRTPLAAMAAVTDVLVDEAPLLEGDTAAAVRLITEETVRLTRLVDDLMEISRFDAGAAELHLDDIDLAESLRRTLSARGWSAEVVTDLPDGIRARVDPRRLDVVVANLVGNALRHGRPPVTLTLRPVDGGPGGAESTERAGRPDQVTSLGHTKRTKRTERAAEPAGPGRADGANPTGRAGPADERYGPGRWVVIEVADCGPGIDRAALPHVFDRFYKASSARARSESSGLGLAITAENVHLHGGRVHAANRQNGGAILTVVLPAGLLEARDAEAGVRDEGGPE; via the coding sequence ATGCGAGGGAAGCGACGGCCGGAAGGACCTCGGGCCACCACACCGCCCCGACGCCCCCTGAGCGGCCTCAGGACCCGGCTGGTCCTCTCCTTCGTACTGGTCGCCGCCGCCAGCTCGCTGGGCACCGGCGCCCTGACCTTCAAGGAAGCGCGTACCGGCGTTCTCCAGCAGAGCCAGGACACCGTGGTCAACCAATTCCGGCGGAGTGTCGGCACCCAGATACCCGGGCTGCCCGCCACCCCGGAACAGACCTCCCTCGACAACCTCGTGGTGCGGCTCGCACAGGACCACAGGGCGGAGGGCTGGCGGGTCCTCGCCACCTACGGCAAGCTCTCGGCCTCCTCGGCCCCCTCGTCGGGTTCCCGCGAACTGACCCCCTCACTGCGCAAATCGGTCACATCCCGCGCGGTCGCCGTCTTCCAGCGGGTACGCGTGGGCGACCGGTCCGTGCTCGTCGTCGGACTCCCGGTCACCTACACCGACGACACCTACACCACCCGCACCCTGTCCGGACTCTCCCTCTACCTCGTGGTGCCGCAGCGGACAGAACAGGCCTATGTCAACGCGTTGATCACCGCGGTGGAACACGCCACCGTGCCCGCCCTGCTGCTCGCCGCCGTGCTGGCCCTGCTGCTGGCACGGGGAGTGCTGCGTCCCGTACGGGCGCTGCGCGGAGCGACCCGCCGGATGGCCACCGGACACCTCGACACCCGGCTCACCGTCCAGGGTGCGGACGAACTCGCCGATCTCTCAAGGTCGTTCAACGACACCGCCGCAGCGCTGGAGGAGTCCGTCGCGGAACTGCGCCGGATGGAGAACCGGGCCCGCCGTTTCGCCGCCGACGTCTCGCACGAACTGCGGACCCCGCTGGCCGCGATGGCCGCCGTCACCGATGTCCTCGTCGACGAGGCACCACTCCTTGAGGGCGACACGGCGGCCGCGGTACGTCTCATCACCGAGGAGACCGTACGGCTCACCCGGCTGGTGGACGACCTGATGGAGATCTCCCGCTTCGACGCGGGAGCGGCCGAACTCCACCTGGACGACATCGACCTCGCCGAGTCCCTGCGCCGTACTCTCTCGGCGCGCGGGTGGTCGGCGGAGGTGGTGACCGACCTGCCGGACGGGATACGGGCCCGGGTCGATCCCCGCCGCCTCGACGTGGTGGTCGCCAACCTGGTCGGCAACGCGCTGCGGCACGGCCGCCCACCGGTGACATTGACACTGCGCCCGGTGGACGGAGGGCCGGGAGGAGCGGAAAGCACGGAGCGTGCCGGGCGACCGGATCAGGTCACGTCGCTGGGGCACACCAAGCGGACCAAGCGCACGGAACGAGCGGCGGAGCCCGCCGGGCCGGGCAGGGCGGACGGGGCGAACCCGACCGGGCGGGCAGGCCCGGCGGACGAGCGGTACGGGCCCGGCCGGTGGGTGGTGATCGAGGTGGCCGACTGCGGCCCCGGCATCGACCGGGCGGCGCTGCCCCACGTCTTCGACCGCTTCTACAAGGCCAGTTCGGCGCGGGCCCGCAGCGAGAGCAGCGGCCTGGGACTCGCCATCACCGCGGAGAACGTCCATCTGCACGGCGGCCGGGTGCACGCGGCCAACAGGCAGAACGGCGGGGCGATCCTGACGGTCGTCCTACCGGCCGGCCTCCTGGAGGCGCGGGACGCGGAAGCCGGAGTGCGTGACGAAGGAGGACCCGAGTGA
- a CDS encoding amidohydrolase family protein, giving the protein MTSPARVDVHQHIVPPVWAQALDSRGMDSGGWAIPAWSAADAISMMDEQSIATGVLSVTAPGVRLDDDAAGARSLARAVNEYGAEIVKDRPGRMGSFASIPLPDVDSALEEAAYALDILGADGVVLMSNAGGRYLGDPEFEPLWAELDRREAVVFIHPAQPPMPLLPGTPAPMADYIFDTTRTALNMVMGGVMSRHRKMKVILSHGGGFLPYAAYRFSGLTSTVIDTGRDAEDVLRDLKRFYFDTALAASPSALPSLLAFAEPGHVLYGSDWPFAPQNAGSYYNHFLEAYPDFAPGQAEAIDRGSAEVLFPRLAR; this is encoded by the coding sequence ATGACTTCTCCGGCACGCGTCGACGTTCATCAGCACATCGTTCCGCCGGTCTGGGCACAGGCCCTCGACTCACGCGGCATGGACTCCGGCGGCTGGGCCATCCCCGCCTGGAGCGCGGCCGACGCGATCTCGATGATGGACGAGCAGTCCATCGCCACCGGCGTCCTCTCCGTCACCGCGCCAGGCGTCCGGCTCGACGACGACGCGGCCGGGGCCAGGTCCCTGGCGCGCGCCGTCAACGAGTACGGCGCCGAGATCGTCAAGGACCGTCCCGGCCGTATGGGCTCGTTCGCCTCCATCCCCCTGCCCGATGTGGACAGCGCGCTGGAGGAGGCCGCGTACGCCCTGGACATCCTGGGCGCCGACGGCGTGGTGCTCATGTCCAACGCCGGGGGCCGCTACCTCGGAGACCCGGAGTTCGAGCCGCTCTGGGCCGAGCTGGACCGGCGCGAGGCGGTCGTGTTCATCCACCCGGCGCAGCCCCCGATGCCCCTTCTTCCCGGGACCCCGGCCCCGATGGCGGACTACATCTTCGATACCACCCGCACCGCCCTGAACATGGTGATGGGCGGCGTCATGAGCCGGCACCGCAAGATGAAGGTCATCCTGTCGCACGGCGGCGGTTTCCTGCCCTACGCCGCCTACCGTTTCTCCGGCCTCACCTCGACCGTGATCGACACCGGCCGAGACGCGGAGGACGTACTCCGGGACCTCAAGCGGTTCTACTTCGACACCGCGCTGGCCGCCAGCCCCAGCGCCCTCCCCTCGCTGCTCGCCTTCGCCGAGCCCGGCCACGTCCTGTACGGCAGCGACTGGCCCTTCGCCCCGCAGAACGCCGGCAGTTACTACAACCACTTCCTGGAGGCCTACCCCGACTTCGCCCCGGGCCAGGCCGAGGCGATCGACCGCGGCAGCGCCGAAGTGCTCTTCCCGCGTCTCGCCCGCTGA
- a CDS encoding amidohydrolase family protein, giving the protein MSTVPPKTPGWLDWHPSPSRPAFTLPPGTVDAHCHVFGPSAEFPFAPERKYTPCDAGKDQLFALRDHLGVSRNVIVQATCHGADNSAMVDAVRAAGGRARGVATVRPDVSDAELRGLDAAGVRGVRFNFLKRLVSAAPKDDLAAIAKRIAPLGWHVVIYFESADLEELEDFFATLPTPLVIDHMGRPDVGEPVGGPEFSRFLRFVDDNHAWVKVSCPERLSATGPAALDGERHAYRDVVPFARRVVEEFPDSVLWGTDWPHPNLTDHMPDDGLLVDHVPHVAVTPELRHKLLVANPARLYWPGETV; this is encoded by the coding sequence GTGAGCACCGTTCCCCCCAAGACCCCCGGCTGGCTGGACTGGCACCCCTCGCCTTCCCGCCCCGCCTTCACCCTGCCACCCGGCACCGTCGACGCGCACTGCCATGTCTTCGGCCCGTCGGCCGAGTTCCCCTTCGCGCCGGAACGCAAGTACACCCCGTGCGACGCGGGCAAGGACCAGCTCTTCGCCCTCCGCGACCACCTCGGCGTCAGCCGCAACGTCATCGTCCAGGCGACCTGTCACGGCGCCGACAACAGCGCCATGGTCGACGCCGTGCGGGCGGCGGGAGGCCGGGCGCGCGGCGTCGCCACCGTACGGCCTGACGTCTCCGACGCCGAACTGCGCGGACTCGACGCGGCAGGTGTCCGAGGGGTGCGCTTCAACTTCCTCAAGCGGCTGGTCAGCGCCGCGCCCAAGGACGACCTCGCCGCCATCGCCAAGCGCATCGCACCGCTCGGCTGGCACGTCGTCATCTACTTCGAGAGCGCCGACCTCGAAGAGCTTGAGGACTTCTTCGCCACACTGCCGACGCCCCTCGTGATCGACCACATGGGCCGCCCGGACGTCGGCGAGCCCGTGGGAGGGCCGGAGTTCTCCCGGTTCCTGCGGTTCGTCGACGACAATCACGCGTGGGTGAAGGTGAGCTGTCCCGAGCGGCTGAGCGCCACCGGGCCCGCCGCGCTCGACGGCGAGCGACACGCCTACCGGGACGTGGTGCCGTTCGCCCGCCGTGTCGTCGAGGAGTTCCCCGACTCCGTCCTCTGGGGCACCGACTGGCCACACCCGAACCTCACCGACCACATGCCCGACGACGGTCTGCTCGTCGACCACGTCCCGCACGTCGCCGTCACCCCCGAACTGCGCCACAAACTGCTGGTGGCCAACCCGGCACGCCTCTACTGGCCCGGCGAAACCGTCTGA
- a CDS encoding response regulator transcription factor, with the protein MSRVLLIEDDDSVRRAVDLGLRRQGHEVLTAVTGEEGLRLMASFRPDVLVLDLMLPGMPGLDVCRKVRESTQLPVIVVTAKGDDVDVVVGLEAGADDYVVKPVRARVLDARIRAVLRRADAPVPTGARPRVESHGALVIDRAGLVVARHGEPVLLARSELSLLLTLSASPGRVFSRQQLLEAVWEHSYHGDIRLVDACVKRLRSKLGETRTEPQCIETVRGFGYRFRSA; encoded by the coding sequence ATGTCCCGCGTGCTGCTCATCGAGGATGACGACTCCGTCCGCAGGGCCGTCGACCTGGGGTTGAGGCGCCAGGGCCACGAGGTCCTCACGGCGGTGACCGGAGAGGAAGGCCTGCGCCTCATGGCCTCGTTCCGGCCCGACGTGCTGGTGCTCGACCTGATGCTGCCGGGGATGCCTGGGCTCGACGTGTGCCGCAAGGTGAGGGAGAGCACGCAGTTGCCGGTCATCGTGGTGACGGCCAAAGGCGACGATGTGGATGTGGTGGTGGGCCTGGAGGCGGGCGCGGACGACTATGTGGTCAAGCCGGTCAGGGCCCGGGTCCTGGACGCCCGTATACGTGCGGTGCTGCGCCGCGCCGACGCCCCCGTGCCGACGGGGGCCAGGCCACGCGTCGAATCGCACGGCGCGTTGGTCATCGACCGGGCAGGCCTGGTCGTGGCCCGCCACGGTGAGCCGGTCCTCCTCGCCCGCTCCGAACTGAGTCTGCTACTGACCCTGTCCGCCTCGCCCGGCCGGGTGTTCAGCCGGCAGCAACTGCTCGAAGCGGTATGGGAGCACAGCTACCACGGCGACATCCGGCTGGTCGACGCCTGCGTCAAACGGCTGCGCTCCAAACTCGGCGAGACCCGCACGGAGCCCCAGTGCATCGAGACGGTGCGCGGATTCGGCTACCGCTTCCGGTCGGCGTGA
- a CDS encoding glycoside hydrolase family 43 protein has translation MRTRPRSALIITLLALLVGLVVAPQATAEKSAAASGTFRNPLNTGPDPFMAYANGAYHLATTQGDSIRMWRSPSLATLLDADPITVWTDSDATRNQHIWAPEFYRFGSRWYLYYTADDGVDDHHRLYVLESERDDPTGPYHFKAKLAPPNHADRFAIDPGILQHNGRLYLAYSGINQYQHNGLNIAPMSNPYTVSGNAVPINAAGGCPEVREGPEFLNRNGRTWMTYSVCDTGKPDYQVWQMSLADGADPLVPGNWAQHAGPVFSRADSRGVFGPGHHAFFKSPDGSEDWLVHHAKTTSTNTYTNRTTRAQKIGWNADGSPDLGTPLALGATQNLPSGDPGSGNHWINDDGRSSGDGTVAYTGTWNSGTGCAAQCFWSDDHWSDRAGNTATFSFTGTRIALLSVRDTGNGIAAISVDGGPEQRVDFYGAIRTGETLQYLSPRLANGRHTLKVRVTGERNSASGAAFVSVDRAEVYTD, from the coding sequence GTGCGTACTCGCCCCCGCTCCGCCCTGATCATCACTCTGCTCGCCCTGCTCGTCGGTCTCGTCGTCGCCCCGCAGGCCACGGCGGAGAAGTCCGCGGCCGCCTCGGGCACCTTCCGCAACCCGCTGAACACGGGCCCCGATCCGTTCATGGCGTACGCGAACGGTGCGTATCATCTCGCCACCACCCAGGGAGACAGCATCCGTATGTGGCGCTCGCCGTCCCTCGCGACGCTGCTCGACGCCGACCCGATCACCGTGTGGACGGACAGCGACGCCACGCGCAACCAGCACATCTGGGCACCGGAGTTCTACCGCTTCGGCAGCCGCTGGTACCTGTACTACACCGCCGACGACGGCGTGGACGACCATCACCGGCTGTACGTGCTGGAGTCGGAGCGCGACGATCCGACCGGCCCGTACCACTTCAAGGCGAAGCTCGCTCCGCCCAACCACGCCGACCGGTTCGCGATCGACCCTGGCATCCTCCAGCACAACGGACGGCTCTACCTCGCCTACAGCGGCATCAACCAGTACCAGCACAACGGGCTCAACATCGCGCCGATGTCGAATCCGTACACCGTCTCCGGCAACGCCGTCCCCATCAACGCCGCCGGCGGCTGCCCGGAGGTACGGGAGGGGCCTGAGTTCCTGAACCGCAACGGCCGTACGTGGATGACGTACTCGGTCTGCGACACCGGCAAGCCCGACTACCAGGTGTGGCAGATGTCCCTGGCTGACGGCGCCGATCCGCTGGTGCCGGGCAACTGGGCGCAGCACGCGGGGCCGGTCTTCTCCCGCGCCGACAGCCGAGGGGTGTTCGGCCCCGGCCACCACGCCTTCTTCAAGTCCCCCGACGGCAGCGAGGACTGGCTCGTCCATCACGCCAAGACCACGTCGACGAACACCTACACGAACCGCACGACCCGCGCCCAGAAGATCGGCTGGAACGCGGACGGAAGCCCCGACCTCGGCACTCCGCTCGCGCTCGGCGCGACGCAGAATCTGCCGTCCGGCGATCCCGGTTCCGGCAATCACTGGATCAACGACGACGGCCGGTCGAGCGGGGACGGCACCGTCGCGTACACCGGCACATGGAACTCCGGCACGGGCTGCGCCGCCCAGTGCTTCTGGAGTGACGACCACTGGAGCGACCGCGCGGGAAACACCGCCACGTTCAGTTTCACTGGTACGCGCATCGCGCTGCTCTCGGTGCGGGACACCGGCAACGGCATCGCGGCGATCAGCGTGGACGGCGGGCCCGAGCAGCGCGTCGACTTCTACGGAGCGATCCGCACCGGTGAGACGCTCCAGTACCTCAGCCCGCGTCTGGCCAACGGTCGGCACACGCTGAAGGTCCGGGTGACGGGTGAGCGCAACTCCGCCTCAGGAGCGGCGTTCGTCAGCGTCGACCGGGCCGAGGTGTACACGGACTGA
- a CDS encoding DUF3152 domain-containing protein produces the protein MSHARKPSARHSLGNSTPSAQEEGPTSHRARRRSPGPRGRLLGLVALGGATALVLMVVYGHGDTAESAAEPGAGETGVTRQPAHVPATEETDTAPSKSAHHPTPSPTPTPTPSPSSSLDIAQAGTGTFTTATASGDASGKGTVRRYKVEVEGGTGLSANAAAQEIHTVLADRRGWTTDGRNGFQLVSSGPYDFEVKIATPDTVDRLCGAAGLHTHGEVNCDVGDQVIVNLKRWQTGSPEFSGPLHEYRALIINHEVGHRIGHGHETCPGPGLPAPAMMQQIDGLRGCRANAWPYDSSGTYLGGPKVP, from the coding sequence ATGAGCCATGCCAGAAAACCCTCCGCCCGACACTCCTTGGGCAACAGCACCCCCTCCGCGCAGGAGGAAGGACCCACGTCCCACCGCGCTCGTCGCCGCTCACCCGGGCCCCGAGGGCGCCTGCTCGGGCTGGTGGCGCTGGGAGGCGCCACGGCGCTGGTGCTGATGGTGGTGTACGGGCATGGCGACACCGCCGAGTCGGCCGCGGAACCCGGCGCCGGGGAGACCGGTGTCACGCGGCAACCGGCCCACGTCCCCGCCACGGAGGAGACGGACACCGCGCCGTCGAAGAGTGCCCACCACCCGACGCCGTCCCCCACTCCCACACCCACGCCCTCACCCTCGTCCTCGCTCGACATCGCACAGGCCGGGACCGGCACGTTCACCACCGCGACAGCCTCCGGTGACGCGAGCGGGAAGGGCACCGTCCGCCGTTACAAAGTGGAGGTGGAAGGCGGCACGGGCCTCTCGGCCAACGCCGCGGCCCAGGAGATCCACACCGTCCTGGCCGACCGGCGAGGCTGGACCACCGACGGCCGGAACGGCTTTCAGCTGGTCTCCTCCGGCCCGTACGACTTCGAGGTGAAGATCGCGACGCCGGACACGGTGGACCGGCTCTGCGGAGCTGCCGGGCTGCACACCCACGGCGAGGTGAATTGCGATGTCGGCGACCAGGTCATCGTGAACCTCAAACGCTGGCAGACGGGTTCGCCCGAGTTCTCAGGACCCCTGCACGAGTACCGGGCACTGATCATCAACCACGAGGTCGGGCACCGCATCGGCCACGGCCACGAGACCTGCCCGGGCCCCGGCCTCCCCGCCCCGGCGATGATGCAGCAGATAGACGGGCTGCGCGGCTGCCGCGCCAACGCCTGGCCCTACGACAGCAGCGGCACCTACCTCGGGGGCCCCAAGGTGCCGTGA
- a CDS encoding LysR family transcriptional regulator gives MQLDLNLLTALDALLEEGSVAGAAARLHVTSPAMSRTLGRIRRATGDQILVRTGRAMVPTPYALEIRAEVHGLVHQAHRLLAGERELDLTSLGRTFTVRWHDALASACGPALLAAVNRQAPGVRLRLFAESNADTPELRRGEIDLESSTAEPSAPDLRHQLVGEDHLVLAVRPGHPLTEGPLTPERYAAAGHVTVSRRGRLRDPVDDALAVLGYERQVIAAAPSTATALPLVLDTDLVVTVPQAVTGSALSGLGLRVLPLPLTMPPIPLHLVWHRRHDSDRAHAWLRAQARSALLAVFGDEHRREPVDGARPSPAGDRQESP, from the coding sequence ATGCAACTGGATCTGAATCTGCTCACCGCGCTCGACGCGCTCCTGGAGGAAGGCAGTGTGGCCGGGGCCGCCGCCCGCCTGCACGTCACCTCTCCGGCGATGAGCCGGACCCTGGGACGGATCCGCCGAGCCACCGGCGACCAGATCCTTGTCCGTACCGGCCGCGCGATGGTCCCCACCCCGTACGCCCTGGAGATCCGCGCGGAGGTGCACGGCCTCGTCCACCAGGCCCACCGACTCCTCGCCGGGGAAAGGGAACTGGACCTGACCAGCCTCGGCCGTACCTTCACCGTCCGCTGGCACGACGCGCTGGCCTCGGCGTGCGGCCCCGCGCTGCTCGCCGCGGTCAACCGGCAGGCCCCAGGAGTACGGTTGCGCCTGTTCGCGGAATCGAACGCCGACACCCCGGAACTACGACGCGGCGAGATCGACCTCGAATCGAGTACCGCCGAGCCTTCCGCGCCAGACCTCCGCCACCAGCTCGTCGGCGAGGACCACCTCGTCCTGGCGGTCCGCCCAGGTCACCCGCTGACCGAGGGACCGCTCACTCCCGAGCGCTACGCCGCGGCAGGCCACGTCACTGTCTCCCGGCGCGGACGTCTGCGTGACCCCGTCGACGACGCCCTCGCCGTCCTCGGGTACGAACGCCAGGTCATCGCCGCGGCGCCGAGCACGGCGACAGCGCTTCCGCTCGTCCTCGACACCGACCTCGTCGTCACCGTCCCGCAGGCCGTCACCGGCTCCGCCCTGAGTGGCCTCGGTCTGCGGGTGCTGCCCCTGCCCCTCACGATGCCCCCGATCCCGTTGCACCTGGTCTGGCACCGACGCCACGACAGTGATCGCGCCCACGCGTGGCTGCGCGCCCAGGCCCGCTCGGCTCTGCTGGCCGTCTTCGGTGACGAACACCGCCGCGAACCAGTAGACGGTGCGCGCCCGTCCCCGGCCGGGGACCGCCAGGAATCGCCGTAG
- a CDS encoding MarR family winged helix-turn-helix transcriptional regulator, whose translation MDRTDKARTYDAGAREASATADNDVEELARAADALYYAMRRARSVAGREDSGLSPAQLALIAPLAGEGELPVGRLAAAADVSVPTATRMLQQLESKGSVTRRRSPEDERRVLVGLTDDGARRLDAVRTRLHKRQLSLLAGFPPAERARLAGQLHRLAEAITALDA comes from the coding sequence ATGGATCGCACCGACAAAGCCCGCACCTACGACGCCGGGGCCAGGGAGGCGTCCGCCACGGCCGACAACGACGTGGAAGAGCTGGCGCGGGCCGCCGACGCGCTCTACTACGCGATGCGCCGGGCACGATCGGTGGCGGGCCGGGAGGACTCAGGGCTGAGCCCCGCCCAGCTGGCACTCATCGCCCCGCTGGCGGGGGAGGGGGAGCTGCCGGTGGGCAGGCTGGCGGCGGCGGCCGACGTCAGCGTTCCCACCGCCACCCGGATGCTGCAGCAGCTGGAGAGCAAGGGCAGCGTGACGCGACGGCGTTCACCCGAGGACGAGCGCCGGGTGCTGGTCGGCCTCACCGATGACGGCGCCCGCAGGCTCGACGCCGTACGCACCCGGCTGCACAAGCGTCAGCTCAGCCTTCTCGCCGGCTTCCCGCCCGCCGAGCGGGCCCGGCTCGCGGGCCAACTGCACCGCTTGGCCGAGGCCATCACCGCTCTGGACGCCTGA
- a CDS encoding TetR/AcrR family transcriptional regulator, protein MTTRARRTQRRTEALSRERIVKAAVELLDTAGEGGLTFRALTERLATGPGAIYWHVANKSELLDAVTDSVVAAALAVEPADSGDSPQEEIRAVALGLFEAIEEHPWLATQLATQLSRSPWQSVAPRVFESVGRQVRALGVPEGNWFTATSALVHYTLGAAGQNSANTVNAQVLGPGMDRAEFLGTVSRAWEELDPVEYPFTRAVANHMREHDDREQFLAGIDLVLTGITALRSPAE, encoded by the coding sequence ATGACCACGCGGGCACGTCGGACACAGCGACGCACAGAGGCGCTCTCCCGGGAACGCATCGTCAAGGCGGCCGTCGAACTGCTCGACACGGCCGGCGAGGGCGGGCTGACGTTCCGGGCGCTGACCGAGCGCCTCGCCACAGGACCCGGCGCGATCTATTGGCATGTGGCCAACAAGAGCGAGCTGCTCGACGCCGTGACCGACTCCGTCGTGGCCGCCGCTCTGGCCGTTGAGCCCGCCGACTCCGGGGACTCACCGCAGGAGGAGATCCGGGCCGTCGCACTCGGCCTGTTCGAGGCGATCGAGGAACACCCGTGGCTGGCGACGCAGCTCGCCACGCAACTCTCCCGCAGCCCGTGGCAGTCGGTGGCGCCCCGTGTCTTCGAGAGCGTCGGCAGACAGGTCCGCGCACTGGGTGTACCCGAGGGCAACTGGTTCACGGCGACCTCCGCGCTGGTGCACTACACCCTCGGGGCCGCAGGCCAGAACTCCGCCAACACCGTGAACGCCCAGGTTCTGGGGCCCGGCATGGACCGCGCCGAATTCCTCGGCACCGTATCGAGGGCGTGGGAGGAGCTGGATCCCGTCGAGTACCCGTTCACCCGGGCCGTCGCGAACCACATGCGCGAGCACGACGACCGCGAACAGTTCCTCGCCGGGATCGACCTCGTCCTCACGGGCATCACAGCTCTGCGCTCCCCCGCCGAGTAG
- a CDS encoding MFS transporter codes for MRHSNAANRLDRLPISRFHKITLLAVSFAYFFEFADINAFATTAPRLIDLWGTTVDQVAYVTSLSFVGMFFGSVIAGWAADRWGRKKTLIRTTLAFGVFSFASVFSWDIVSLGVFRVLTSAGLSAMTVVAVIYVSELFPAAVRGKYQAYAIVIGICGTPVTNLIASAVVPLSDWSWRLVYLWGAAGVFFVFFARHLRESPRWHESKGEYDKADAVLREIESRVTAEKGPLAEPAPPVEEPPAYKAPLRLLLKKKYLLPTLLLTVLWVTQTIGFFGYSSWAPTLLAKEGFSVEKSIFYVALTTVGAPLGSYLAALVTDRFERKWCLVAFGTVIAACGLLYGLTFNPVLIVVFGFLVNLFERGYTALGYAYSPELFDTRGRSLGTGVSYGLGRLSNAAGPLIIAALYNRTGYQSVFLFIAATWLVGALVLAVFGPLTRRKRGPAEATPAETSPAEV; via the coding sequence ATGCGGCACTCCAACGCGGCGAACCGGCTCGACCGGCTGCCCATCTCCCGCTTCCACAAGATCACCCTGCTCGCCGTCTCCTTCGCCTACTTCTTCGAGTTCGCGGACATCAACGCCTTCGCGACCACCGCCCCACGCCTGATCGACCTGTGGGGCACGACCGTGGACCAGGTCGCCTACGTCACCTCGCTGTCGTTCGTCGGCATGTTCTTCGGCTCGGTGATCGCCGGGTGGGCCGCCGACCGATGGGGCCGCAAGAAGACGCTGATCCGGACGACGCTGGCCTTCGGCGTCTTCTCCTTCGCGTCCGTCTTCTCGTGGGACATCGTGTCGCTGGGTGTATTCCGGGTACTCACCTCGGCGGGCCTCTCCGCGATGACCGTGGTGGCGGTCATCTACGTCAGCGAGCTGTTCCCGGCCGCCGTCCGCGGCAAGTACCAGGCCTACGCCATCGTCATCGGTATCTGCGGCACGCCTGTCACCAACCTCATCGCCAGCGCGGTCGTCCCGCTCAGCGACTGGTCGTGGCGGCTCGTGTACCTGTGGGGGGCGGCTGGCGTCTTCTTCGTGTTCTTCGCCCGCCACCTCAGGGAATCGCCCCGCTGGCACGAGAGCAAAGGCGAGTACGACAAGGCGGACGCCGTCCTGCGGGAGATCGAGAGCCGTGTCACCGCGGAGAAGGGGCCGCTCGCGGAGCCCGCGCCCCCCGTCGAGGAACCTCCCGCGTACAAGGCGCCGCTCAGGCTCCTCCTCAAGAAGAAGTACCTCCTGCCGACCCTGCTTCTCACCGTCCTCTGGGTGACCCAGACGATCGGCTTCTTCGGCTACTCCAGCTGGGCGCCGACCCTGCTGGCCAAGGAAGGCTTCAGCGTCGAGAAGTCGATCTTCTACGTGGCCCTCACCACGGTCGGAGCGCCACTCGGCTCCTACCTGGCGGCTCTGGTCACCGACAGGTTCGAGCGCAAGTGGTGCCTCGTCGCCTTCGGTACCGTCATCGCCGCCTGCGGTCTCCTGTACGGGCTCACCTTCAACCCGGTGCTGATCGTGGTCTTCGGCTTCCTGGTGAACCTCTTCGAGCGTGGATACACGGCCCTGGGCTACGCCTACTCACCGGAACTGTTCGACACCCGCGGCCGGTCCCTGGGCACAGGCGTCTCCTACGGCCTCGGCCGTCTGTCGAACGCCGCGGGACCGCTGATCATCGCCGCGCTCTACAACCGCACCGGTTACCAGAGCGTCTTCCTGTTCATCGCCGCCACCTGGCTCGTCGGCGCTCTCGTCCTCGCCGTCTTCGGTCCCTTGACCCGCCGCAAGCGCGGGCCGGCCGAGGCCACGCCCGCGGAGACGAGTCCGGCCGAGGTGTGA